The DNA window ATTGGGTTGGAATAAGACCGAGAAATGTAAGAAGTCGCTTGGGGAAATGATTTAGAGGATTGAGAGGGGAGTCCACATGTTAATCCACTTATAGGGATGTAAGGTACTGGTTTCAACGACTTAATATCCTACGAAACTGCGAATTCCGATCTCTGATCGGGGCTTGCCTCAGACATACTCAAACCTTCGCGGGCGACCTGTCGACCATGCTCAGTCAACATCAAATCACCTGCATCGGACTGGATGGTGCCCTGCCTTTCTGCATATCTTACAACCCGCTCTGCGAAAGAAGGAGTCCAGCGAAGATGTTCATCTAGGTGTTCAATGCGACGTTCCTGTTGGGCTTCGGGAGAGCCTTCATGGTTTAGCAGGTGTATGGTGAGCATTGTCTGAGCAAATTGCCACCGTTGACGCACCCGTCGCCGGGCGATAGCAATTAGACCGCGGGTTGGTGCGAGAAGGAAGGTCAAAAGGAAGAAAACACCACTCATCGTTGCCATAGTACCGGCGATAGACGCATCGAGCCAACGTGCTAGCCAGTAGCCGGTGATAGCACTCGCAATACCATTTAACGCGCTCAGTCCAAGCATATAGGAGAGTCGATCGGTCAGCAAGTAGGCGGTCGCTGGCGGAGCAATCATCAGCGCAACGACCAAGATAGATCCTACCGCATCGAACGCTCCAACGGCTGTCACTGAAACCAAGCTCATCAAACCGTAGTGGACGAGGACAGGTGAAAATCCGAGCGCGGCGGCGAGTCCGGTATCAAATGTCGCCAGTTTCAATTCCTTATAAAACAGTGTAATGAAAACGATGTTAATTAGTAAAATACTCCCCATCACCCAAAGCGATTTGGGTAAGTCGTATCCGAAAACGGTCAATCGCTCCATCCAAGCAAACGCCAATTCTCCCAGCAGCACAGCATGAGTATCTAGATGGACACTTCCGGCATAGCGAGAGATGAGAATCACACCTCCACTGAATAGAGCTGGAAACACAATCCCGATGGCAGCATCCTCACGCACAAGCCCAGTACCGTGCAAAAGTTCCACAAGCGCCACCGTAATCACGCCGGTGATCGCAGCTGCAATAATAAGGAACGGCGATGCTAAATCCTCAACAACAAAAAACGCTAAAACAATACCTAGAAGGATTGCATGGCTGATAGCATCGCTCATCAGTGCCATACGGCGAAGTACCAGAAAAACTCCCGGCAGAGCACAGGCAACAGCAACAACTGCAGCGATAATTTGAATCTCTATCTGTGGTGAGAAGTTCATCTAATTTCCCCGCATTTCCGCCAAGCGTTCTGCTTCAGCCAATCCCTTCGGGGTTAGCGCCCATTCTGTGCCAACTCGATGTGCCCAGCCACGAGCCTCTAGTTCTTCAAGGCTACGTTTAACACCGCCCCGCCCGGCACTCATCGCATTTAAGACCCTCACAGAATGACGGTGTTCT is part of the Candidatus Poribacteria bacterium genome and encodes:
- a CDS encoding metal ABC transporter permease, producing MNFSPQIEIQIIAAVVAVACALPGVFLVLRRMALMSDAISHAILLGIVLAFFVVEDLASPFLIIAAAITGVITVALVELLHGTGLVREDAAIGIVFPALFSGGVILISRYAGSVHLDTHAVLLGELAFAWMERLTVFGYDLPKSLWVMGSILLINIVFITLFYKELKLATFDTGLAAALGFSPVLVHYGLMSLVSVTAVGAFDAVGSILVVALMIAPPATAYLLTDRLSYMLGLSALNGIASAITGYWLARWLDASIAGTMATMSGVFFLLTFLLAPTRGLIAIARRRVRQRWQFAQTMLTIHLLNHEGSPEAQQERRIEHLDEHLRWTPSFAERVVRYAERQGTIQSDAGDLMLTEHGRQVAREGLSMSEASPDQRSEFAVS